In the genome of Arthrobacter sp. PAMC25284, the window GTAATTTCTCGTGCTGAGGCGCCGGGAGCGAGGGTTTGAACCCAACAATCCGGTCCGAAAGTTCCATTGGGATATGGTGTAATTGGCAACACTACGGTTTCTGGTACCGTCATTCTAGGTTCGAGTCCTGGTATCCCAGCTCTGAAAAAACCGCGGTTTTCTGCGGAAAATCAGGAGTTTTGAATCGCACGATTGGATTTGAAACGCTGCCAAGTGTGTGAAACAATCATTTGGCTTGAACGGCGGAGACGCAGTTCTGGAGAGTACTTGGCCCCATCGTATAGCGGCCTAGTACGCTGCCCTCTCACGGCGGTAACGCGGGTTCGAATCCCGCTGGGGTCACAAATAAAGCGGTCCCGGGCATTAGCCCGGGGCTGCTTTTGTTTTCCCCGGTGCAACCCCCGGATGTACCGGCCGGGCGCCCGGCCCGGAGGCGGGGCTGAACTGGCATGATGATCCTGTGAGCACGACAGAGAATTTTGACAAGTCCCGGCGCCCGGCGCCGGCACGGCCCCCGGGCGCCGCCGTACTGCTGGAAACGGTCCGCAACGACCTCGCGGCCACCACCCTCCCGCTCGCCCTGCCCGGCGTCGAACAGGCCCGACTGGACCTCCGAAACGCGGTCGCCCAGCTCGATGACTACATCATTCCGCGCTACCGCAGCCTGGACGCACCCCTGCTCGCCGTGGTGGGCGGTTCCACCGGGGCCGGAAAATCAACCCTCGTCAACGCGCTCGTGGGGCACGCGGTCACGCGCGCCGGCGCCATCCGCCCCACCACCCGGCAACCGATCCTGCTGCACCACCCCCGCGATGCCCGCTGGTTTGAAAATGACAGGGTCCTGCCGGGGCTCGCCCGCATCCGCGGCACCCTGACAGCTGCACCGTCCGACGCTGGCGCGTCCGGCCGCGGCCAGGCTCCCGTGGCGTCCCTCGTGCTCGTCGGTGACCCCGCCGTCCCGGCCGGCATTGCAGTGGTGGATGCCCCCGACGTCGACTCCATCTCCGATGACAACCGCCAGCTGGCCGGCCAGTTGCTGGCCGCGGCGGACCTGTGGGTTTTCGTCACCACCGCCAACCGTTACGCCGACGCCGTCCCGTGGCGGCTGCTCCTGGATGCCGCCTCACGGGACATCCTGGTGGCCGTGGTGCTGGACCGGGTGCCGCCGGCTGCCGAAGCCGAGGTGAGCGCGGACCTGCACGCGATGCTCAGCCGCGAAGGCCTGGGCGGGGCCAGGGTCTTCGTGGTGCCGGAGCTGCCGCTGGATGCCACCGGAATGCTCCCCGCGGCCGCCGTCGAACCGTTACTGGGGTGGCTCCGTGACCTCGCAGCAGACGCCGCCGGCCGGGCGGAGATCGCCCGGCGCACCGTCAACGGAACCGTCCGGGCGCTCGTCGGACGGGTGGAGGCGGCGGCCCTCGGCGCCGAGGCCCAAATCACGGCCACCGACGTCCTCGCGGCCGACGTCCGCACATCTTACGACGACGCCGTCGCCCGGATTCTGGAGGCCACCCGGGACGGGGCGCTGCTGCGCGGCGAGGTCTTGGCCCGCTGGCAGGACTTCGTGGGGACCGGCGAGTTCTTCCGCGCGATGGAACAGAACATCGGACGCTTCAGGGACCGGATGGGCGCCTTCTTC includes:
- a CDS encoding dynamin family protein; its protein translation is MSTTENFDKSRRPAPARPPGAAVLLETVRNDLAATTLPLALPGVEQARLDLRNAVAQLDDYIIPRYRSLDAPLLAVVGGSTGAGKSTLVNALVGHAVTRAGAIRPTTRQPILLHHPRDARWFENDRVLPGLARIRGTLTAAPSDAGASGRGQAPVASLVLVGDPAVPAGIAVVDAPDVDSISDDNRQLAGQLLAAADLWVFVTTANRYADAVPWRLLLDAASRDILVAVVLDRVPPAAEAEVSADLHAMLSREGLGGARVFVVPELPLDATGMLPAAAVEPLLGWLRDLAADAAGRAEIARRTVNGTVRALVGRVEAAALGAEAQITATDVLAADVRTSYDDAVARILEATRDGALLRGEVLARWQDFVGTGEFFRAMEQNIGRFRDRMGAFFRGEPAPAVRVEAAIETGLQAVIIDEAANAAERTDQRWRSDPAGRQLLGTDDLSGTSGGFAATVAAEIRAWQGSLMELIRTEGQGKRTQARWLSFGINGLGAALMIVVFSMTAGLTGLEIGVAGGTAVVGQRLLEAVFGEDAVRRLAKTAREDLHTRCLGLLLQEQQRFQKRLDIGTGVPPAVLAQHAAALRKLAAAA